ATCGCAGTTGTAGCCGTTGGTGCGGTTATGTTGCTTGGAAAAGATAGCGGTTCTGTAACACAAGAGAAATTAGTTACAACAAAAGTGAAACAAGGAGAAATGAAAATAAACGCTACCGGAACAGGGGCGATTTCACCAGAAAACACACAAGTTCCTGATTATGACGAACTTCAATTAGTAGCGCAAATGGACGAGCTTGATATTCCAAACATCAAGAAAGACCAAGAAGTAAAAGTTACTGTAACAGCACTTCCTGATAAAACTTACACAGGAAAAGTGAAAGAAATCGCGGAACAAGGTCAGGTACAAAACGGTGTGTCTAGTTTTTCAGTAATTATCTCACTTGATAAAACAGACGATCTAAAAGCAGGAATGACAGCAGATGCATCTATTTTAGTTAATGAGAAAAAAGATGCGCTTTATGTACCGATTGAGGCAGTTCAAAAAGATAGCGACGATAAATACTATGTGCTAGTTCCAGAAGAAAAAGATAATGGTAAAACAAAGAAAGTGAAAAAATTTGTAGAGACAGGTCTGCATAACGAAGACAATATTGAAATCACTAAAGGTGTTAAAAAAGACGAAAAAGTAATCCTTCCTACACAAGAAACTGAGACAATACCTGGTGCACCAAGCTAAGTTTTTTGTGAATATGATTCAGATAAATTGTATGAAGGAGGGATAAACATGCCAAAACCGCTAATTGACATGAAAAATTTAACAAAAACGTATACGCTAGGCGGAGAAACTTTTAAGGCATTAGACGATGTTACTTTTACCGTTGATCAAGGTGAATTTTTATCCATCGTTGGTCCATCTGGTTCAGGAAAATCAACGTTAATGAATATGATTGGCTGTTTAGATGTACCAGATGAAGGAAGTTATCATCTTGATGACGTAGATGTCTTTAAGCTCAGTGATAACAAACTATCCGAAATTAGAAATAAGAAAATCGGCTTTATTTTCCAGCAGTTCAATCTGCTTCCGAAATTATCTGCATTTGAAAATGTGGAACTACCGTTAATCTATGCAGGATTAAGTGTTTCTGCACGTGAAAAGGCTGCTCTCGAATGTTTAGAAAAAGTTGGTTTGCTTGAAAAACGAAGAAATTTACCAACTCAGCTTTCTGGTGGACAGCAACAACGTGTAGCGATTGCAAGAGCACTTGCTGGCAAACCACAAATTCTTTTAGCTGATGAACCAACTGGAGCGCTCGACTCTAAAACCGGTAAAGAAGTGATGGGTATTCTTCAAGAATTGAATCGCGCGGGAAATACTATTGTCATGATTACGCATGATCCAACCATTGCCTCTTATGGAACAAGAAGTATTCGTATTCAAGACGGTAAATTATTTCATGAGGAGGCGACGAAAGCATGAACGTTCTCCAAAGCATGAAAATGGCATGGAAACAATTAAAAGCAAGTAAGCTCAGATCTTTTTTGACCATGTTAGGTATCATCATTGGTGTAGCATCTGTTATCCTACTAGTCTCGCTAGGGAATGGAGTCACGCAAGAAGTTGACGAACAAATGGGGGATTTAGGTTCCAATTTAATCACGGTAGTTAATAGTTCAGTTAATCCTAATGATAAATACACCTATGATGAAGTAATGAAGTATCAAAATATTGATGGAGTGAAAAGCGTCTCTCCAGAATTATCTGGACAAGTAAATGCGACATTTGATTATAAAAACTCAAGTAATAAAGTTATAGGTACAAACGATCAGTACAAAGCAGCTCGTAGTTTGGAAATGAGCGAAGGGCGCTTCTTGCTACCAATTGATACTGAATATGGTCAGAAGGTGGCTGTAATAGGTTCTACGGTAGCGAGCGACTTGTTTGGTTTCGGAAATCCAATTGGTGAAACAATTAGACTCAACGGAATGCCTTACAAAGTAGTTGGAGTTCTAAAAGAAAAAGGCGCTTCGATGATGGGTTCAAGTGATGACCAAATCTTCATCCCGATTTCTTCTGCGCAAAGATTATTAAAAGATACAAATGTCCGAACCATTTATGTAGAGACAAAAACAGCGGAAGATGTTGATTTTGTTGTAAATACATTAGAATCTCGTTTAGCAATCAAGTTTGGTGACGAGAAAGAGCAAGAAGAAAATGCTTCTTCCGCTCAAATGGGACCATCGTATCAAGTTATTAACCAACAAGAAATTTTAAATGCGTTTAATACAATTAGTACTACGTTAACCACTGCGCTTGGTGCGATTGCTGCAATATCACTTGTGGTAGGTGGTATCGGAATAATGAACATTATGCTTGTTTCAGTTAGTGAACGGACGAGAGAAATTGGTATCAGAAAAGCGCTAGGAGCTAAAAAAAGAGCAATTTTGCTTCAATTCCTAATCGAATCCATTGTTATTAGTGTTTGTGGTGGGATTATCGGAATTATAATCGGGGTATCTGGTGCGCTGATATTCGGGTCAGTTGCTGGCATATCTTCGGGTATTACAGCGGGGACAATTATCTTCTCCTTTGTATTCTCCTTGTGTATCGGTATAATCTTTGGGATTGCTCCAGCCAATAAAGCATCAAAACTACGACCAATTGATGCATTAAGGTCTGAATAAGTAGAGTAAAGAATTCGGAATCATTGATTTCGAATTCTTTTTTTTGTACTAAATTAGACATGTTTATGTATAAAAAAGCCATAAGTTGTCTTGTCATCTAGATTTAACATTTTTGTCACAATTAAGTGTTTTCAAACATCGAATCAAGTTATTTAAGTTCAAAAAATCTTTTAAATATGCATTATATCAGTGTTTTTGAGGGGTGCACACTTTGTTAACAATTAATTTATGTGGAAATTGAAAAAAGTCTAAGTGTAAAAAATTATGTGCTATTATCTGCGGAATGCTTGGTTTATTGTATACAATTATTTCTGAAAAATGATTTAATTTCAACCGTTTTACTGGTGTTATTACCCATAAAATAGTATGATAAATACATTGCAAGACAGTTCTAGCAGTGGATTAGAAGTTTTTTTGGTGAAAATATACAACATTGTATACAAAGATGCTTTTGCAACGAACAATCTGTAAATGTCAATACTTTTTACGGAAAAACTATTTTTTTTGATTTCGAATTCACAAAGTTGTCAAATTTAGTTTTTTTTATTATTATGTTCATAGGGAAGAATTTTACGTAAATGTTGCTTGTTTCAAAAAAGCGATTTTTTCTATGGGGGAATTTTTCTCGAGTGTGTACTTAATGTTGCATGTGAGCATTGGTTACTAACAGAGCAACTAGAATAAGGTGGTGAAGATAATGGAGATTACAGATGTGAGATTACGACGTGTTGAGACAGATGGGAGAATGAAAGCTATTTCTTCAATAACGATTGATGGTGAGTTTGTTATTCACGACATTCGTGTTATCGATGGCAACGAGGGACTGTTCGTAGCTATGCCAAGCAA
The nucleotide sequence above comes from Listeria ivanovii subsp. londoniensis. Encoded proteins:
- a CDS encoding efflux RND transporter periplasmic adaptor subunit; its protein translation is MKKWVKWLIVIVIIAVVAVGAVMLLGKDSGSVTQEKLVTTKVKQGEMKINATGTGAISPENTQVPDYDELQLVAQMDELDIPNIKKDQEVKVTVTALPDKTYTGKVKEIAEQGQVQNGVSSFSVIISLDKTDDLKAGMTADASILVNEKKDALYVPIEAVQKDSDDKYYVLVPEEKDNGKTKKVKKFVETGLHNEDNIEITKGVKKDEKVILPTQETETIPGAPS
- a CDS encoding ABC transporter ATP-binding protein, coding for MPKPLIDMKNLTKTYTLGGETFKALDDVTFTVDQGEFLSIVGPSGSGKSTLMNMIGCLDVPDEGSYHLDDVDVFKLSDNKLSEIRNKKIGFIFQQFNLLPKLSAFENVELPLIYAGLSVSAREKAALECLEKVGLLEKRRNLPTQLSGGQQQRVAIARALAGKPQILLADEPTGALDSKTGKEVMGILQELNRAGNTIVMITHDPTIASYGTRSIRIQDGKLFHEEATKA
- a CDS encoding ABC transporter permease gives rise to the protein MNVLQSMKMAWKQLKASKLRSFLTMLGIIIGVASVILLVSLGNGVTQEVDEQMGDLGSNLITVVNSSVNPNDKYTYDEVMKYQNIDGVKSVSPELSGQVNATFDYKNSSNKVIGTNDQYKAARSLEMSEGRFLLPIDTEYGQKVAVIGSTVASDLFGFGNPIGETIRLNGMPYKVVGVLKEKGASMMGSSDDQIFIPISSAQRLLKDTNVRTIYVETKTAEDVDFVVNTLESRLAIKFGDEKEQEENASSAQMGPSYQVINQQEILNAFNTISTTLTTALGAIAAISLVVGGIGIMNIMLVSVSERTREIGIRKALGAKKRAILLQFLIESIVISVCGGIIGIIIGVSGALIFGSVAGISSGITAGTIIFSFVFSLCIGIIFGIAPANKASKLRPIDALRSE